Proteins encoded together in one Deltaproteobacteria bacterium window:
- a CDS encoding SDR family oxidoreductase, whose translation MPDLSGKVALVTAGATGIGFACAETIVASGGRVMICARREDTLREAVGKLGPNSAWVACDVTDDASVDAAVDATVRRFGALNLAVNSAGIGSASPLLQTTTAEFERVLATNLTGAFRCTRAEARAMIEAGGGSIVNLSSIAGALTHPWMSAYCVSKAGVDMLTRCAADELGEHGIRVNSVLPGIVQTPLAAALATIPVSRDEYLSLMPISRIGEPADVARLVAFLLSDESSWITGQLIPVDGGHTIRKGPNLVPLFKQLAPRE comes from the coding sequence ATGCCCGATCTTTCGGGGAAGGTGGCGCTGGTTACCGCGGGCGCGACGGGAATCGGCTTCGCCTGTGCGGAGACGATCGTCGCGTCCGGGGGCCGGGTGATGATCTGCGCGCGCCGCGAGGACACGCTTCGCGAGGCGGTCGGGAAGCTGGGGCCGAACTCGGCCTGGGTGGCCTGCGACGTCACCGACGACGCGTCGGTCGACGCCGCGGTCGACGCCACCGTGCGCCGCTTCGGCGCGCTGAACCTCGCGGTGAACTCGGCGGGGATCGGCTCGGCGAGCCCGCTGCTTCAGACCACGACCGCGGAGTTCGAGCGCGTGCTCGCGACGAACCTGACCGGCGCGTTCCGCTGCACGCGTGCCGAGGCGCGCGCGATGATCGAGGCGGGTGGCGGCAGCATCGTGAACCTCTCTTCGATCGCCGGCGCACTCACGCACCCGTGGATGAGCGCCTACTGCGTCTCGAAGGCGGGGGTCGACATGCTCACGCGCTGCGCCGCCGACGAGCTCGGCGAGCACGGTATCCGCGTGAACTCGGTCCTGCCCGGAATCGTGCAGACGCCGCTCGCGGCCGCGCTCGCCACGATTCCCGTCTCGCGCGACGAGTACCTGTCGCTGATGCCGATCTCTCGCATCGGCGAGCCCGCGGACGTCGCGAGGCTGGTCGCATTCCTGCTCTCCGACGAGTCGAGCTGGATCACCGGACAGCTGATTCCCGTCGACGGCGGCCACACCATCCGCAAAGGCCCGAACCTGGTGCCGCTCTTCAAGCAGCTCGCGCCGCGCGAGTAG
- a CDS encoding acyl-CoA dehydrogenase, translating to MSFEPLDFYRIEDSLEPEERIVRDTVREFVEKEFLPIVVAHVRQDGSFPMELVPKMAELGLFGANLHGYGCAGMNNVAYGLVMQELERGDSGLRSFASVQGGLCMYPIHAYGTDEQKQRWLPAMAEGRVVGCFGLTEPDYGSNPGGMLTRAVRSGDGWILNGTKRWITNGSAAQLAIVWAQTDDGIQGFLVESGSRGFEARDMKGKFSLRGSITSELFLSDVRVPEASRLPGVKGLKGPLGCLTQARYGIAWGAIGAAQACFSEALAYSRDRIVFDRPLGSLQIPQQKLTFMATEITKAQLLALQLGRLKDAGRLHHAMVSMAKMNNVDMALQIARLARDMLGANGIVDDYCSMRHMVNLETVRTYEGTHDIHTLIIGKELTGLDAIAG from the coding sequence ATGTCTTTCGAGCCGCTCGACTTCTACCGGATCGAGGACTCGCTCGAGCCCGAAGAGCGCATCGTGCGCGACACGGTTCGCGAGTTCGTCGAGAAGGAATTCCTGCCGATCGTCGTCGCGCACGTCCGGCAGGACGGCTCGTTTCCCATGGAGCTCGTGCCGAAGATGGCCGAGCTCGGCTTGTTCGGCGCCAACCTGCACGGCTACGGCTGCGCGGGCATGAACAACGTCGCGTACGGGCTGGTCATGCAGGAGCTCGAGCGCGGCGATTCGGGTCTGCGCAGCTTCGCCTCGGTGCAGGGCGGGCTCTGCATGTATCCGATCCACGCCTACGGCACGGACGAGCAGAAGCAGCGCTGGCTCCCGGCCATGGCCGAGGGCCGCGTGGTCGGCTGCTTCGGGCTGACCGAGCCCGACTACGGCTCCAACCCCGGCGGAATGCTGACGCGCGCGGTGCGAAGCGGCGACGGGTGGATCCTGAACGGCACCAAGCGTTGGATCACCAACGGCAGCGCCGCGCAGCTCGCGATCGTCTGGGCGCAGACCGACGACGGCATCCAGGGTTTCCTCGTCGAGAGCGGCTCGCGCGGCTTCGAGGCGCGCGACATGAAGGGGAAGTTCTCGCTGCGCGGCTCGATCACCAGCGAGCTGTTCCTGTCCGACGTGCGCGTGCCCGAAGCGAGCCGGCTGCCGGGCGTGAAGGGGCTGAAGGGGCCGCTCGGCTGCCTCACGCAGGCGCGTTACGGGATCGCCTGGGGGGCGATCGGCGCGGCGCAGGCCTGTTTCTCGGAGGCGCTCGCCTATTCGAGGGACCGGATCGTCTTCGATCGGCCGCTCGGCTCGCTGCAGATCCCGCAGCAGAAGCTCACCTTCATGGCGACCGAGATCACCAAGGCGCAGCTGCTCGCGCTGCAGCTCGGCCGGCTGAAGGACGCGGGCCGGCTCCACCACGCGATGGTGTCGATGGCCAAGATGAACAACGTCGACATGGCGCTGCAGATCGCGCGGCTCGCGCGCGACATGCTGGGCGCCAACGGCATCGTCGACGACTACTGCTCGATGCGGCACATGGTGAATCTCGAGACCGTGCGCACCTACGAGGGAACGCACGACATCCACACGCTGATCATCGGCAAGGAGCTGACGGGGCTCGACGCGATCGCCGGCTAG